In the Pseudothauera hydrothermalis genome, one interval contains:
- the flgF gene encoding flagellar basal-body rod protein FlgF produces the protein MDRVIYTAMTGAKHTLGQQAAVANNLANLNSTGFRAAMHKLRAVEVQTEALRSRAFVVDATIATDFSTGPITHTGRQFDAAIEGKGWFAVQTPDGGEAYTRDGSFELSANGVLQTRSGLPVIGDGGPITIPPDSEIVIGKDGSISAFTPGQGNVVNVVARLKLVNPPEQELVRGDDGLFRQRSGQPAAADEAVQVAGGYLEGSNVNAVDQLVQMISLARQFEMQTRMLQTAEANDQAAARVIGNR, from the coding sequence AGCAGGCGGCGGTGGCGAACAATCTGGCCAATCTGAACTCCACCGGATTTCGTGCGGCCATGCACAAGCTGCGCGCGGTGGAGGTGCAGACCGAAGCCTTGCGCAGCCGCGCCTTTGTGGTCGATGCCACCATCGCCACCGATTTTTCCACCGGGCCGATCACCCATACCGGCCGCCAATTCGACGCCGCCATCGAAGGCAAGGGCTGGTTTGCGGTGCAAACCCCGGACGGCGGCGAAGCCTACACCCGCGACGGCAGCTTCGAGCTCAGCGCCAACGGCGTGCTGCAGACTCGCAGCGGCTTGCCGGTGATCGGCGACGGCGGGCCGATCACCATTCCGCCGGACAGTGAAATTGTCATCGGCAAGGACGGGTCGATATCCGCATTCACGCCCGGGCAGGGGAATGTGGTCAATGTCGTGGCCCGGCTCAAACTGGTCAATCCGCCCGAGCAGGAGCTGGTGCGCGGCGACGACGGTCTTTTCCGCCAGCGCAGCGGCCAACCGGCAGCGGCCGATGAGGCGGTGCAGGTGGCTGGCGGCTATCTGGAAGGCAGCAATGTGAATGCGGTCGACCAACTGGTGCAGATGATTTCGCTCGCCCGCCAGTTCGAGATGCAGACCCGCATGCTGCAAACCGCTGAGGCCAATGACCAGGCCGCAGCCCGGGTGATCGGCAACCGCTGA
- the flgG gene encoding flagellar basal-body rod protein FlgG, with amino-acid sequence MIRSLWTARTGLDAQQTQLDVISNNLANVSTNGHKRQRAVFEDLLYQTIRQPGAQSTQQTQISSGLQIGTGVRVVATERVFTQGNLQQTGNSLDLAIQGNGFFQVQMPDGTIAYTRDGAFQLDNQGNVVTASGYPLADAINIPADARSITIGKDGTVSVLVAGDVNPVQVGAIQLATFVNPGGLQSAGENLFYETASSGVANLNVPGTNGAGVLNQGYVETSNVNVAEELVSMIITQRAYELNSRAIQTSDQMLGRLTQL; translated from the coding sequence ATGATCCGCTCTCTGTGGACCGCCCGCACCGGGCTCGACGCCCAGCAAACCCAGTTGGACGTCATCTCCAACAACCTTGCCAATGTTTCCACCAACGGCCACAAGCGCCAGCGCGCGGTGTTCGAGGATCTGCTCTACCAGACCATCCGTCAGCCTGGTGCACAATCGACCCAGCAGACGCAAATCTCCTCCGGTTTGCAGATCGGCACTGGGGTGCGTGTGGTGGCCACCGAAAGAGTGTTCACCCAGGGCAATTTGCAACAAACCGGCAATTCCCTGGATTTGGCCATTCAGGGCAATGGCTTTTTCCAGGTGCAGATGCCCGACGGCACCATCGCTTACACCCGTGACGGCGCCTTCCAGCTCGACAACCAGGGCAACGTGGTCACCGCCAGCGGCTATCCGCTGGCTGATGCGATCAACATTCCGGCCGATGCGCGCTCGATCACCATCGGCAAAGACGGCACGGTGAGCGTGCTGGTGGCTGGCGATGTCAATCCGGTGCAGGTCGGCGCCATCCAACTGGCCACCTTCGTCAATCCGGGCGGTTTGCAAAGCGCGGGCGAAAACCTGTTCTATGAGACCGCCTCCAGCGGGGTGGCCAACCTCAATGTGCCCGGCACCAATGGCGCCGGGGTGCTCAATCAGGGCTATGTGGAAACGTCCAATGTGAATGTGGCCGAGGAACTGGTGAGCATGATCATTACCCAGCGCGCCTATGAGCTGAACTCGCGCGCCATCCAGACTTCCGACCAGATGCTCGGCCGTCTGACCCAGCTCTAA
- a CDS encoding flagellar basal body L-ring protein FlgH: MKLAATCVTLALALLSGCASIYGTPPTVVHQPMSIRPPAPAQTAPLSGAIFQNAQLRPLFEDRRARNIGDTITINLVERTTAQKSANASAKRGSSLTGGITASAKLPLATLNGLNIDAGVESDFSGSGAAAANNAFNGTITVTVIDVYPNGNLLVSGEKQIAINQGQEFIRFSGVINPNVVTAANTVQSTQVADARIEYKGSGFIDEHNTIGWLHRFFVAILPF, from the coding sequence ATGAAACTCGCTGCAACGTGTGTCACCCTTGCGCTGGCGCTGTTGTCCGGTTGCGCATCGATTTACGGCACCCCGCCGACCGTGGTGCACCAGCCGATGAGTATCCGCCCGCCGGCGCCGGCGCAAACCGCGCCGCTCTCCGGCGCGATCTTCCAAAACGCCCAGTTGCGGCCGCTGTTCGAAGACCGCCGCGCGCGCAACATCGGCGACACCATCACGATCAACCTGGTCGAACGTACCACCGCGCAAAAAAGCGCCAATGCTTCGGCCAAGCGCGGCTCCAGTCTGACCGGCGGGATTACCGCCTCTGCAAAACTGCCTCTGGCCACACTCAACGGGCTCAATATCGATGCCGGCGTGGAGTCGGATTTTTCCGGCTCCGGTGCGGCGGCGGCGAACAATGCGTTCAACGGCACCATCACGGTGACCGTGATCGATGTCTATCCGAACGGCAATCTGCTGGTTTCGGGTGAGAAGCAGATTGCCATCAACCAAGGCCAGGAGTTCATCCGCTTCTCCGGGGTGATCAATCCCAATGTGGTAACCGCGGCCAACACCGTGCAATCGACCCAGGTGGCCGATGCGCGCATCGAATACAAGGGCAGCGGCTTTATCGACGAACACAACACCATAGGTTGGCTGCACCGCTTCTTCGTTGCCATTTTGCCGTTTTGA
- a CDS encoding flagellar basal body P-ring protein FlgI codes for MRATFARLATSLLAACVMAAAPAQAAPERIKELASIAGVRDNQLVGYGLVVGLDGSGDQTTQTPFTVQSIINMLGNMGVTLPPGTNLQLKNVAAVMVTATLPPFARPGQRIDVTVSSIGNAKSLRGGTLVMTPLKGADGQIYAIAQGNMLVGGAGGQGGGAAVTINHLSAGRIPGGATVERAVPTLLGQGEHVVLELNDTDFGTARRVVDAINLAIAPGTAQAVDGRTIRVRAPLDPSERVAFLGQIENLTVTPVQQAAKVIVNSRTGSVVMNQKVMVQNVAVAHGNLTVNIVTEQQANQPQPFAQGQTVITERGEVTIEQVPGKLVNVQAGSNLADVVKALNALGATPMDLVSILQAMKSAGALRAELEVI; via the coding sequence ATGAGAGCCACTTTCGCCCGTCTTGCCACCTCGTTGCTGGCCGCTTGTGTGATGGCGGCTGCGCCGGCGCAGGCCGCGCCCGAACGCATCAAGGAATTGGCCTCGATTGCCGGCGTGCGTGACAACCAACTGGTCGGTTACGGTCTGGTGGTCGGTTTGGACGGTAGCGGCGACCAGACTACGCAAACGCCTTTTACCGTGCAGAGCATCATCAACATGCTGGGCAACATGGGGGTGACGCTGCCGCCGGGGACCAACCTGCAACTCAAAAACGTGGCGGCGGTCATGGTCACCGCTACGCTGCCGCCGTTTGCCCGGCCGGGTCAGCGCATCGATGTGACCGTATCCTCGATCGGTAATGCCAAGAGTTTGCGCGGCGGCACCTTGGTGATGACGCCGCTCAAAGGTGCCGACGGCCAGATCTACGCCATTGCCCAGGGCAATATGCTGGTCGGCGGCGCCGGCGGGCAAGGTGGCGGCGCGGCGGTGACCATCAATCATCTGTCGGCCGGTCGGATTCCCGGCGGTGCCACGGTGGAACGCGCGGTGCCCACCCTGCTGGGGCAGGGCGAGCATGTGGTGCTGGAGCTGAACGACACCGATTTTGGCACCGCCCGCAGGGTGGTCGATGCGATCAATCTGGCCATCGCGCCAGGCACCGCCCAGGCGGTGGACGGGCGCACCATCCGGGTTCGCGCCCCGCTCGATCCGTCCGAGCGGGTGGCTTTTCTGGGGCAGATCGAAAACCTCACCGTCACCCCGGTGCAGCAGGCGGCCAAAGTCATCGTCAATTCGCGCACCGGTTCGGTGGTCATGAATCAAAAGGTGATGGTGCAGAACGTGGCGGTGGCGCATGGCAATCTCACCGTCAATATCGTCACCGAGCAGCAGGCGAACCAGCCGCAACCGTTCGCGCAAGGGCAAACGGTGATTACCGAACGGGGTGAAGTCACCATCGAGCAGGTGCCGGGCAAGCTGGTCAATGTGCAAGCCGGCAGCAATCTTGCCGATGTGGTCAAGGCGCTCAACGCCTTGGGCGCCACGCCGATGGATTTGGTCAGCATTTTGCAGGCGATGAAGTCGGCCGGCGCGCTGCGCGCCGAACTGGAGGTGATCTGA
- the flgJ gene encoding flagellar assembly peptidoglycan hydrolase FlgJ has product MLASRPINALDPNALASLKTLAREGDSPAALRAAAKQFEGLFLQMVIKSMRDAMPTDSLFGSEQGRLYQQLLDQQMGLNLAQGRGMGLAEVIYRQLGGKAQGVTDAPIVNLDAAATGVFPLDARRTGSAADADPILALIDAQRRAATLAARRTSPDDARAQAAAFAARFGAAVDAVRDAQADLPGSAREFVSMLWPHALQASRKTGIPAQFMVAQAALETGWGAKMLRHADGSPSYNLFNIKAGSGWRGATVSVPVTEYTADGRRYTENACFRAYGSYAEAFADYVSLLTASPRYAGVLGQRDATAFARGLAQAGYATDPQYAEKLTRIIAGNTLREALTG; this is encoded by the coding sequence ATGCTTGCCAGCAGGCCGATCAACGCGCTCGACCCGAATGCGCTGGCCAGCCTCAAAACGCTGGCACGCGAGGGCGATTCGCCCGCGGCGCTGCGCGCAGCTGCCAAGCAGTTCGAGGGCTTGTTCCTGCAAATGGTCATCAAGTCGATGCGCGATGCCATGCCCACCGACAGCCTGTTCGGCAGCGAACAGGGCCGCTTGTACCAACAATTACTCGATCAGCAGATGGGGCTCAACCTTGCCCAGGGGCGGGGGATGGGACTGGCGGAAGTCATTTACCGCCAGCTCGGCGGCAAGGCGCAGGGCGTAACGGATGCCCCCATCGTTAATCTGGATGCCGCGGCGACCGGCGTATTTCCGCTCGATGCCCGCCGCACCGGCAGCGCCGCGGATGCCGACCCGATTCTTGCGCTCATCGATGCGCAGCGCCGGGCGGCAACACTTGCCGCCCGGCGGACGTCGCCGGATGATGCCCGCGCACAAGCGGCAGCGTTTGCCGCCCGCTTCGGGGCCGCGGTCGACGCGGTGCGCGATGCCCAGGCCGACCTTCCAGGGTCTGCGCGCGAGTTTGTCAGCATGCTGTGGCCGCATGCGTTGCAGGCCAGCCGAAAGACCGGCATTCCGGCGCAGTTCATGGTGGCCCAGGCCGCCCTGGAAACCGGCTGGGGGGCGAAGATGCTGCGCCACGCCGACGGCAGTCCCAGCTACAACTTGTTCAATATCAAGGCCGGCAGCGGCTGGCGTGGGGCCACGGTATCCGTGCCGGTCACCGAATACACCGCCGATGGCCGCCGCTATACCGAAAATGCATGCTTCCGTGCTTATGGCTCCTATGCCGAAGCCTTTGCGGATTATGTGTCGCTACTGACCGCCAGCCCGCGCTATGCCGGGGTGCTCGGGCAACGGGACGCCACCGCCTTTGCCCGTGGGCTCGCGCAGGCCGGCTATGCCACCGATCCGCAGTACGCCGAAAAGCTGACCCGGATCATCGCTGGCAATACCCTGCGCGAGGCATTGACCGGCTAA
- the flgK gene encoding flagellar hook-associated protein FlgK, translating to MAGLLTIGLTGLNAAQLQLNTTSHNITNAATPGYSRQVVVQSTNEPLFSGVGFFGQGTRIAGVNRQYSQFLENQVLAADNRRSEFAAYSAQITQINNLLADPTAGLSPALQSFFAGTQEVAANPTSVPARQSLISSAQAMVSRFQAMDQRLTEIRSGVEGEIGTTVDSINVLADQIAQLNLRIVVAQAAGDGVPANDLLDQRNVLVSELNKLIKTSTTLEKDGQLNVFIGSGQPLVVGQTVSRLATQPSLNDPSRSAVVLVADNGNQILLPESVLNGGSLGGLLAFRRESLDSAQNRLGLIALGLATEFNRVHRLGSDLDGVLGGDFFTAPAVVTTPSTAATVTVDPAAVSQLTASDYRLSFDGANYTVTNINTGASQTFSAPGSTFEGLQIDVSGSTLTAGQSALIQPTRYAARDLAVAINDPRKVAAASPVSVTVPVSNAGNAKVSDIVVNSVAGLAPSSTDPHFAPFTLTWDGTNLTGLPGGYTIAPSAAYNPATEATGKVFTITAATGFSFTFKLAGTTEVGDTFTFASTTAGIADNRNAVRLGALQTEKVMIGSGGGAPTATFQSVYSQLVSAVGNKTREVQVGERAQETLLTQASEARDALSGVNLDEEAANLIRYLQAYQAAGRVMSVAQRLFDELLSIGR from the coding sequence ATGGCCGGACTGCTCACCATCGGCTTGACGGGCCTCAACGCCGCGCAGCTACAGCTCAATACCACGTCGCACAACATTACCAATGCGGCCACCCCCGGCTACAGCCGGCAAGTCGTGGTGCAAAGCACCAACGAGCCGCTGTTCTCGGGCGTGGGTTTCTTCGGTCAGGGCACGCGCATTGCCGGGGTCAATCGTCAGTACAGCCAGTTTCTGGAAAACCAGGTGCTGGCGGCAGACAACCGGCGCTCGGAGTTTGCCGCCTACAGTGCGCAGATCACCCAGATCAACAACCTGCTGGCCGATCCCACGGCCGGCCTGTCTCCGGCGCTGCAGTCGTTTTTTGCCGGTACGCAGGAGGTGGCCGCCAATCCGACCAGTGTGCCCGCGCGTCAATCTTTGATTTCTTCCGCCCAGGCCATGGTCAGTCGCTTCCAAGCAATGGATCAACGCCTGACCGAGATCCGCTCGGGGGTCGAAGGCGAAATCGGTACCACGGTCGATAGCATCAATGTACTGGCCGACCAGATTGCCCAGCTCAATCTGCGCATCGTCGTCGCTCAGGCCGCAGGGGACGGCGTGCCGGCCAACGACTTGCTCGACCAGCGCAATGTGCTGGTCAGTGAGCTGAACAAACTCATCAAAACCTCGACCACGCTGGAAAAAGACGGTCAGCTCAACGTGTTCATCGGTTCCGGCCAGCCGCTGGTGGTTGGGCAGACGGTCAGCCGGCTGGCAACCCAGCCGTCGCTCAACGATCCGTCGCGCAGTGCGGTGGTGCTGGTGGCCGACAACGGTAATCAGATTCTGCTGCCCGAGTCGGTACTCAATGGCGGATCGCTGGGCGGGCTGCTGGCTTTCCGGCGCGAATCGCTGGATTCTGCGCAGAACCGTCTGGGCTTGATTGCCCTGGGGCTGGCTACCGAGTTCAACCGGGTGCACCGCTTGGGCAGCGACCTGGACGGTGTGCTGGGCGGCGACTTTTTCACCGCCCCCGCGGTGGTGACCACGCCGAGCACCGCTGCCACCGTCACCGTGGATCCGGCTGCGGTTAGCCAGCTCACCGCCAGCGATTACAGACTGTCTTTTGACGGTGCCAATTACACCGTCACCAATATCAATACCGGTGCCAGCCAAACCTTTAGCGCACCGGGCAGTACTTTTGAAGGGTTGCAGATCGATGTGTCGGGCTCCACGCTGACCGCGGGTCAAAGCGCCCTGATCCAACCTACGCGCTATGCTGCGCGCGATCTGGCGGTGGCAATCAATGATCCGCGCAAGGTGGCGGCGGCCAGTCCGGTGTCGGTGACCGTACCGGTGTCCAATGCCGGCAACGCCAAGGTGAGCGACATCGTGGTCAATTCGGTAGCCGGCTTGGCGCCGTCATCCACCGATCCGCACTTTGCGCCTTTTACGCTGACTTGGGACGGCACCAACCTGACCGGCCTGCCCGGCGGCTATACCATTGCGCCCAGTGCGGCCTACAACCCGGCGACCGAGGCTACCGGCAAAGTCTTTACCATTACCGCCGCAACCGGTTTCAGCTTTACGTTCAAACTGGCTGGCACCACCGAGGTGGGCGACACCTTTACCTTTGCCTCGACGACCGCGGGCATTGCCGACAACCGCAATGCGGTGCGGCTGGGCGCTTTGCAGACCGAGAAAGTCATGATCGGTTCGGGCGGCGGTGCGCCCACGGCGACTTTCCAATCGGTCTATTCCCAACTGGTCAGTGCGGTCGGCAACAAAACGCGTGAGGTTCAGGTTGGCGAGCGCGCGCAGGAAACCTTGTTGACCCAGGCCAGCGAGGCGCGCGACGCATTGTCCGGGGTGAATCTGGATGAGGAGGCCGCCAATCTGATCCGCTACCTGCAAGCCTACCAAGCGGCCGGACGGGTGATGTCGGTGGCCCAGCGCCTGTTCGATGAACTGCTGTCGATTGGACGATAG
- the flgL gene encoding flagellar hook-associated protein FlgL: MRISTSMIYQKGLTAIQQQTADLLKTQQQVSTGRRILTPADDPIASARALELNQSKAVTQQFAVNLGYADDNLKLLENKLVGVGDILQYSRERAVQAGSGAMSAEDLRYIATDLKSQFDALLALGNSQNGQGEYIFSGYRAGVQPFNGGLSGVSYAGDQGERTIQVSASRFMPISLAGTDVFDRTRQIDGFQVSNNDALYSFRGHNNRGTGAALTVSLDALNLPLAQANQGRRYIVTYTETTPGNPATGSYGIEEVVPGLGRSTVASGLAPGSNYAFNGIEIALPAYVPAANPSDPGNIEHGDAFEVMVASTNMYTNFALAISAFDDHTGVGPAGGVAFALENFDFALENVLKVRAQVGSQMVEVEQLQSLGSDLELQYTEAISRLEDVDYAEAISRLIRQQTFLEAAQQSYLRVTNLSLFNFLN, from the coding sequence ATGCGTATTTCGACCAGCATGATTTATCAAAAGGGGCTGACTGCGATCCAGCAGCAGACCGCCGATTTATTGAAAACCCAGCAACAGGTCTCCACCGGGCGGCGCATTCTGACGCCTGCGGACGATCCGATCGCTTCGGCTCGCGCCCTCGAGTTGAATCAGTCCAAGGCAGTAACCCAGCAATTTGCGGTCAATCTCGGCTATGCGGACGACAACCTCAAACTGTTGGAAAACAAACTGGTCGGGGTGGGCGACATTTTGCAGTATTCGCGCGAGCGTGCGGTGCAAGCCGGCAGTGGCGCAATGTCGGCCGAAGATTTGCGCTACATTGCCACCGACCTCAAATCGCAATTCGATGCGCTGCTGGCGCTGGGTAACAGCCAAAACGGACAGGGTGAATACATCTTTTCCGGCTACCGGGCGGGGGTGCAGCCATTCAATGGCGGGCTCAGTGGGGTGAGCTACGCTGGCGATCAGGGCGAACGTACGATTCAGGTTAGTGCATCGCGCTTCATGCCGATCAGTCTGGCCGGCACCGATGTGTTCGACCGTACCCGCCAGATCGACGGCTTTCAAGTCTCCAATAACGACGCGCTCTATAGTTTTCGTGGCCACAACAACCGCGGTACTGGCGCTGCGCTGACCGTATCGCTGGATGCGCTCAATCTGCCGCTGGCTCAGGCTAATCAAGGCCGGCGCTATATCGTCACATACACCGAAACCACGCCAGGCAACCCGGCTACCGGTAGTTATGGCATCGAAGAGGTGGTGCCGGGGCTGGGCCGCAGCACCGTGGCCAGCGGTCTGGCGCCGGGCAGTAATTACGCTTTCAACGGCATTGAGATTGCCTTGCCTGCCTATGTGCCGGCTGCCAACCCGAGCGATCCCGGCAACATCGAACATGGCGATGCCTTCGAGGTGATGGTGGCTTCGACCAATATGTACACCAACTTTGCGCTGGCCATCAGTGCTTTCGACGACCACACCGGGGTGGGGCCGGCCGGTGGCGTGGCCTTTGCGCTGGAGAACTTCGACTTTGCGCTGGAGAACGTGCTCAAGGTGCGTGCGCAAGTCGGCTCCCAGATGGTCGAGGTGGAGCAATTGCAGTCGCTCGGCAGCGATCTCGAACTGCAATACACCGAGGCGATTTCCCGCTTGGAGGATGTGGATTACGCCGAGGCCATCTCCCGGCTCATTCGTCAGCAGACGTTCTTGGAGGCCGCGCAGCAGTCCTATTTGCGGGTCACCAACTTGTCGCTGTTCAACTTTCTCAACTGA
- the fliR gene encoding flagellar biosynthetic protein FliR — MLSVTYEQLAGWLAAFLYPLARLLGMFASAPVFSNRAVPARVRLGVGLGIALAIVPVLPPMPAIDPGSYMGLLVLFWQMAIGVAIGFMMRLVFAAVDMAGSLVGMQMGLSFAIFFSPGTGGQTAVLSEFLGLIATLLFLAINGHLLMVDVLVRSFEWLPIGTAPLSPNGWHFIVRYATVVFATGLLLSLPMLTALLVTNIALGILTRASPQLNLFAIGFPVSLAMGMLVLMLAMHFLGPVMVSFFEQGFSAIESMLATLA; from the coding sequence GTGCTGAGCGTCACCTACGAACAGCTTGCCGGCTGGCTTGCCGCCTTTCTCTACCCGTTGGCGCGCCTGCTGGGCATGTTCGCCAGCGCGCCGGTGTTCTCCAACCGCGCAGTGCCGGCACGGGTACGTCTGGGGGTCGGGCTGGGCATCGCGTTGGCCATCGTGCCGGTACTGCCGCCGATGCCGGCCATCGATCCCGGTTCTTATATGGGGCTGCTGGTGCTGTTTTGGCAAATGGCCATCGGTGTGGCCATCGGCTTCATGATGCGGCTGGTCTTTGCCGCGGTCGACATGGCCGGTTCGTTGGTAGGCATGCAAATGGGCCTGTCCTTCGCGATCTTTTTCAGCCCCGGCACCGGCGGCCAGACCGCGGTGCTGTCGGAGTTTCTGGGTCTGATCGCCACCTTGCTGTTTTTGGCGATCAATGGCCATCTATTGATGGTCGACGTGCTGGTGCGTAGCTTCGAGTGGCTGCCGATCGGCACTGCCCCCTTGTCGCCGAACGGCTGGCACTTCATCGTGCGCTACGCCACGGTGGTGTTTGCCACCGGGCTGCTGCTGTCGCTGCCCATGCTCACCGCGCTATTGGTTACCAACATCGCCCTGGGCATCCTCACCCGCGCCTCGCCGCAGCTCAACCTGTTTGCCATCGGTTTTCCGGTATCGCTGGCCATGGGCATGCTCGTCCTGATGCTGGCCATGCATTTTCTGGGGCCGGTGATGGTGAGCTTCTTCGAGCAAGGATTTTCAGCCATCGAATCAATGCTGGCCACGCTGGCCTGA
- the fliQ gene encoding flagellar biosynthesis protein FliQ — protein sequence MTPTAVVDLGRQAVEVALLVSAPMLLAAVVTGLVISIFQAATQINEMTLSFVPKVVAMFIAMVVAGPWLLTVMTDFIRRLFESIPTLIG from the coding sequence ATGACCCCCACCGCCGTCGTCGATTTGGGCCGCCAAGCCGTGGAAGTGGCACTGTTGGTTTCCGCGCCGATGCTGCTGGCCGCGGTGGTCACCGGACTAGTGATCAGCATTTTCCAAGCCGCCACGCAAATCAATGAAATGACCCTGTCTTTCGTGCCGAAAGTAGTGGCCATGTTCATCGCCATGGTGGTGGCCGGCCCGTGGCTGCTGACCGTGATGACCGACTTCATCCGTCGGCTGTTCGAATCCATCCCGACCTTGATCGGCTAG
- the fliP gene encoding flagellar type III secretion system pore protein FliP (The bacterial flagellar biogenesis protein FliP forms a type III secretion system (T3SS)-type pore required for flagellar assembly.), producing MAAKPRILRALLGLLLLVGPAIALAQVMPAVTATPTAGGGTRYSLSVQTLLLLTSLTFLPAVVLMMTSFTRIVIVLSLLRMALGTQTSPPNQVLIGLALFLSFFIMAPVAEKVYLEAYQPMAEGTIGFDDALERAAVPMKAFMLAQVREPDLALFAELAKVPPVDKAEDLPMRVVVPAFVTSELKTAFQIGFIVFIPFIIIDMVVASVLMSMGMMMMSPVIVSLPFKLMLFVLVDGWTLLVGSLVRSFAI from the coding sequence ATGGCAGCTAAACCCCGCATCCTCCGCGCCCTGCTCGGCCTGCTGTTGCTGGTCGGGCCGGCGATTGCGCTGGCCCAGGTGATGCCGGCGGTCACCGCCACCCCGACCGCCGGAGGCGGCACCCGCTACAGCCTGAGCGTGCAGACACTGCTGCTGCTCACCTCGCTGACATTCCTGCCGGCGGTGGTGCTGATGATGACCAGCTTCACCCGCATCGTCATCGTGCTGTCATTGTTGCGCATGGCGCTGGGCACACAGACTTCTCCCCCAAACCAGGTACTGATTGGCTTGGCGCTGTTTCTCAGCTTTTTCATCATGGCCCCGGTGGCCGAGAAGGTTTATCTGGAGGCCTACCAACCGATGGCCGAAGGCACGATCGGCTTCGATGACGCGCTGGAGCGTGCCGCGGTGCCGATGAAAGCCTTCATGCTCGCCCAAGTGCGCGAGCCGGACCTGGCCTTGTTTGCCGAACTGGCCAAAGTGCCGCCGGTCGACAAAGCGGAAGATTTGCCGATGCGGGTAGTGGTGCCGGCCTTTGTCACTTCGGAACTCAAGACCGCATTTCAGATCGGTTTCATCGTGTTCATTCCGTTCATCATCATCGACATGGTGGTCGCCTCGGTGCTGATGTCCATGGGGATGATGATGATGAGCCCGGTCATTGTCTCCCTGCCCTTTAAGCTGATGCTTTTCGTTCTGGTCGACGGCTGGACGCTACTGGTCGGTTCGCTGGTACGAAGCTTTGCCATTTGA
- the fliO gene encoding flagellar biosynthetic protein FliO, translated as MSRVCALLLPFLSAAAHAQSTTPATSELGSGFGQMLFGLAVVIAILFATLWAIKRLTAPRGGSVPLKVLGATAVGPRERIVLVELAGKVLVLGVTQSSVQTLHVLDAGELPAATPQPPTGLDFSAWLKQSVERRKHGS; from the coding sequence GTGTCCCGCGTCTGCGCCTTGCTCCTGCCGTTTCTGTCTGCCGCCGCGCATGCACAGAGCACTACCCCGGCGACCTCCGAGCTGGGCAGCGGGTTCGGGCAGATGTTGTTCGGCTTGGCCGTGGTCATCGCCATCCTGTTCGCCACCTTGTGGGCAATCAAACGCCTTACGGCCCCGCGCGGCGGCAGCGTGCCACTCAAAGTGCTCGGTGCCACCGCAGTCGGACCGCGCGAGCGGATCGTGCTGGTGGAGCTGGCCGGCAAGGTGCTGGTGCTTGGCGTCACCCAGAGTAGCGTGCAAACCCTGCATGTGCTCGATGCCGGCGAGCTTCCTGCCGCAACACCGCAGCCGCCCACTGGCCTGGATTTTTCCGCCTGGCTCAAGCAATCCGTCGAACGCCGCAAACATGGCAGCTAA
- the fliN gene encoding flagellar motor switch protein FliN: MAENETEEGQITEDDWAAAMMEQAAAESASGDAEAAQVAADLAAAAAEGESPYQAKPASHLFPDFGAPTAQGGSLNDFDMILDIPVQLTVELGRTKLSIRNLLQLAHGSVVELDGLAGEPMDVLVNGTLIAQGEVVVVNDKFGIRLTDIITPAERMRKIRS, from the coding sequence ATGGCTGAGAACGAAACCGAAGAAGGTCAAATCACCGAAGACGATTGGGCGGCTGCAATGATGGAGCAGGCCGCGGCCGAATCGGCCAGCGGGGATGCCGAGGCTGCACAGGTGGCGGCCGATCTGGCGGCCGCCGCAGCAGAAGGCGAGTCGCCCTATCAGGCCAAACCCGCCAGTCATCTGTTCCCGGACTTTGGCGCGCCAACGGCTCAAGGCGGCAGTCTGAACGACTTTGACATGATCTTGGACATCCCGGTCCAGCTCACCGTGGAACTGGGCCGCACCAAGCTGTCGATTCGTAACCTGCTGCAACTGGCCCACGGCTCGGTGGTCGAGCTAGACGGCCTGGCCGGTGAGCCGATGGACGTGTTGGTCAATGGCACCTTGATCGCCCAGGGCGAAGTGGTGGTGGTCAACGATAAATTCGGCATCCGTCTGACCGACATCATCACGCCGGCCGAGCGGATGCGTAAGATCCGCAGCTAG